One Nicotiana sylvestris chromosome 12, ASM39365v2, whole genome shotgun sequence genomic window carries:
- the LOC104230729 gene encoding RING-H2 finger protein ATL29-like yields MSTSSIQNSPPPPLTYSSPPLAIIIAFIIFVFLFIALFSIFFCRCFLQNVLYSWHITLAGIPICPTKNIQGLDPLIIQSFPTFIYSSVQDYGEGKYGIECAICLVEFVDDSFLRLLTSCNHVFHQGCIDHWLELHKTCPVCRASLDSKEMQQRAVQSTKLPQHMRSRKVSNCIEPMSNSMHGTYNEEELLEHTCSITIKDDDNNNSNNNNNKDDDDEKGLNISGKFEKLASETLERIELRENAEKFSRSQSTGHSIILVRESEDRFTLGLPEHVRAKIMKGHNLMRSCTSFEEFKNKTTTGNCCFGEISELSIVSVDKI; encoded by the coding sequence ATGTCAACGAGTTCTATACAAAACTCACCACCACCACCATTAACATATTCTTCTCCACCATTAGCAATAATTATTGCATTCATTATTTTTGTATTCCTTTTTATAGCTCTTTTCTCAATTTTCTTTTGTAGATGCTTCTTACAAAATGTATTATACTCATGGCATATTACTCTAGCTGGAATTCCAATTTGTCCAACCAAAAATATTCAAGGGCTTGATCCATTGATTATTCAATCATTTCCAACATTTATCTATTCGAGTGTACAAGATTATGGAGAGGGAAAATATGGGATTGAATGTGCCATTTGTTTGGTAGAATTTGTAGATGATAGTTTCCTTCGTTTGTTAACATCATGTAACCATGTATTTCATCAAGGATGTATTGACCATTGGCTTGAATTACACAAAACATGCCCGGTATGTCGCGCGAGCCTTGACTCGAAGGAAATGCAACAAAGGGCAGTCCAGAGCACTAAACTTCCACAACATATGAGGTCCAGAAAAGTGTCGAACTGCATTGAACCTATGAGTAATTCAATGCATGGCACTTATAACGAAGAGGAGTTGTTAGAACACACATGCAGCATAACAATCAAAGATGATGacaacaacaatagcaacaacaacaacaataaagaTGACGACGATGAAAAAGGACTCAATATTAGTGGGAAATTTGAGAAACTAGCTTCGGAAACACTTGAACGTATTGAGTTACGAGAGAATGCTGAAAAATTCTCGAGATCACAATCCACAGGACACTCGATAATATTGGTTAGGGAAAGTGAAGATAGGTTTACATTGGGATTACCTGAACATGTGAGGGCAAAAATTATGAAGGGACATAACTTGATGAGAAGTTGCACAAGTTTTGAAGAATTCAAGAACAAAACTACCACTGGAAATTGTTGTTTTGGTGAAATTTCCGAGTTATCCATTGTTTCTGTagacaaaatataa